CTGTCTTCCACGGAAAGAAATCCCATTTTTGATTCGCCGTTGTTATCTTCGGAGTATCCTGACGTTATACGGAGGATCCGCGCGCGTCCGGTGTCAGAAGAAGACATAGATTGGATCGCGTTCAGCGAGAGGTTCATAAGAAGCTGCTGCAGCATCTCTTTGTCAGCCATGACTGTCACGCATCGGTCGGCCTGTTTCGTGACAAGTTCTATTCCAAGTTTCTCCGCCTGAGGGTTAAACATTGAACGGCACCATGGCAGAAGTTCATCTAACAGGACCGGGGCTATTATCGCCTGTTTGGGCCTGACAAACGACAGCAGCTGCGTCACGATCCCGTTCAGCCTGTCAAGCTCCTTCTCCAGGATACTTATAAGTTCGCCTGCGTCTCCGGAGGAAGGACTGCCGCATTTGGAGGCCATTGATTCTACCTCCGAACGAAGCAGATCTATCTGTATCCTCATGCTGGCAAGCGGATTGCGGATCTCATGGGAGAGCCCTGATATCATCTCGCCAAGGGCAGCCAGCCTGTCCATCCTGCTCACCTGCCTTTGAACTTCCTTCCATCTTTCAAGCTGACTTGCCATATCGTTGAAACTATCCGTCAGCTCTTGGAATTCATAGGGCGTCATCGCATTCTGCGGGATGGTGACCGGAACACCCCTCGCTATGCTCCTGCAGCCCAATGCAAGACGTCTGAGCGGTCGCGTCAGCACATATGATATGAACACGGCGAGTTCCACAGCGGCAATGAGCCCCAGCAGTCCGACAAGGAGCAGGTAACGTTCCTCTTCCGCAATTGAGATCATTATCGCCTCGGTATCAAACATAAAGTTTAAGATTTTGCCTCCGCTGCTTATGCTGAGATCGGGCCTTTCATAGGGCCGTGCTTTCCTCCAGTACGGCCCAAGCTTACCCAGGATCATATCTTCGGTATAATGATATCCCCGCTCCTCGATGAGAGATTTGATCTCCTTTCCGGATCCCGCCGCGGAATATTTTTTCTCGGCATAGCTCTGGTGAAGCCGTGCCCCGAGAGTCAGCAAAACCATGGAGAGCGCAAGCGCCATGAATATCCATTTCATAAGGGTTTCCAGGCTGAATTTATTAAGCATCCCTGTCAGCCTCTTCCGGACATAGAAGTTTCGTCTCTGTCTCCGAAGCAAAATGCCTCTTGGATCCAAACAAAGCGACCTCTACAAAAAGGACCGCAAGCATTGCATATTCAGGACTTATTCTGA
The sequence above is a segment of the Synergistaceae bacterium genome. Coding sequences within it:
- a CDS encoding HAMP domain-containing protein; protein product: MLNKFSLETLMKWIFMALALSMVLLTLGARLHQSYAEKKYSAAGSGKEIKSLIEERGYHYTEDMILGKLGPYWRKARPYERPDLSISSGGKILNFMFDTEAIMISIAEEERYLLLVGLLGLIAAVELAVFISYVLTRPLRRLALGCRSIARGVPVTIPQNAMTPYEFQELTDSFNDMASQLERWKEVQRQVSRMDRLAALGEMISGLSHEIRNPLASMRIQIDLLRSEVESMASKCGSPSSGDAGELISILEKELDRLNGIVTQLLSFVRPKQAIIAPVLLDELLPWCRSMFNPQAEKLGIELVTKQADRCVTVMADKEMLQQLLMNLSLNAIQSMSSSDTGRARILRITSGYSEDNNGESKMGFLSVEDSGPGIPAEIQHRIFDPFFTTRKEGTGLGLSTVQRIVEGLGGAMSLETSELGTGFKVFLPLDKESIPLCETIDAEENIQ